A window of the Triticum urartu cultivar G1812 unplaced genomic scaffold, Tu2.1 TuUngrouped_contig_350, whole genome shotgun sequence genome harbors these coding sequences:
- the LOC125527293 gene encoding protein MICRORCHIDIA 7-like: MDSKTICRTKVCDVPNTIKVPSVWSISSKFMPTREYRQSDFLKFSLLPDPEDGNQAKEWERFIGYLRESAKAGIVKFSSGTFHILAPKPHSSSHVVILYETGIKEPGVCKNMAGISGISNESGEICDNTSHPMGIISSQKHHNQHGILNPGVTKGPSIVKRNFVSTNPNYLRTLSQTHAGWIFGAIAELIDNSRDAGASRLDISIQSMFSKQAGQKVPVLCVVDNGHGMTYAQMMRMVSFGHKGPNEHCQDQIGRFGIGFKTGAMKLGRDAFVLTQTSTSRSVSFLSQSFNENKDNLEIPVVTYCKKDQYMEVDLSVQSEATAEYNLNAIKKFSPFNEYFIGEKVGLFGEEGTGTQVYIWNLDRWGTNYTLEWNSQKTDESPDSHGNGDILIRSRRVRSRPGQTNGNVPLDYSLKAYVEVMFLNPQMKITVQGSPSYKRVGAQKHNADTGRGIIGVADITNLIDDKDGHTWVLNSKQGFQDCEIYAELEEWLGRKTDEYWDANFDPLNSVREFCYMPPFSGHCDFPEQQMEVGVITVAEKRCGHNKVAQREVERSSQEEDVKNVRLIPPADSKGNGKRSSSGSMSLEGTSDYPVVKLHVAMWGRRTNLQAPLVNEMELQATPFCCF; this comes from the exons ATGGATTCTAAGACCATATGCCGGACCAAAGTCTGTGATGTTCCCAACACCATCAAAGT TCCCTCTGTTTGGTCGATTAGTAGCAAGTTCATGCCAACTAGGGAATACCGCCAGAGTGATTTCCTGAAATTTTCACTACTTCCTGATCCGGAAGATGGTAACCAGGCAAAGGAATGGGAAAGGTTTATAGGCTACCTTCGCGAAAGTGCCAAG GCCGGCATTGTTAAATTCAGCTCTGGAACCTTCCACATTCTTGCTCCTAAACCTCATTCTTCCTCTCATGTGGTGATCTTGTATGAGACTGGAATAAAAGAGCCTGGAGTCTGCAAAAATATGGCAGGGATATCTG GGATATCCAACGAGAGTGGGGAGATTTGTGACAACACATCACATCCTATGGGGATAATTTCTTCACAAAAACACCATAATCAACATGGAATTTTGAACCCAGGAGTGACGAAGGGACCATCTATTGTTAAAAGAAATTTTGTCAGCACAAACCCTAATTATCTACGAACTCTTAGTCAGACACATGCTGGCTGGATCTTTGGAGCAATAGCAGAGCTCATTGATAACTCCAGGGACGCTGGTGCATCCAG GTTGGATATTTCCATCCAATCTATGTTTTCAAAGCAAGCAGGGCAAAAAGTTCCTGTCTTATGTGTTGTTGATAATGGCCATGGAATGACTTATGCCCAAATGATGAGAATGGTCTCATTTGGTCACAAAGGACCAAATGAACACTGCCAGGATCAGATTGGGAGGTTTGGAATTGGATTTAAG ACTGGTGCTATGAAACTTGGGAGAGATGCATTTGTGCTTACCCAAACTTCAACGTCCAGATCAGTATCCTTTCTATCCCAATCTTTTAATGAAAATAAAGAT AATCTTGAGATCCCTGTGGTGAcatattgcaagaaagatcaatacATGGAAGTTGATTTGAGTGTGCAGTCTGAAGCTACTGCAGAATATAACCTGAATGCTATCAAGAAATTTTCCCCATTTAATGAGTATTTCATTGGAGAAAAGGTGGGCTTATTTGGTGAAGAGGGTACTGGCACACAGGTTTACATATGGAATTTGGATAGATGGGGTACAAATTACACCTTAGAGTGGAACTCACAAAAAACTGATGAAAGCCCTGACAGTCATGGCAATGGGGACATATTAATCCGTTCAAGAAGAGTCAGATCACGTCCAGGACAAACAAATGGCAAT GTACCGTTGGATTATTCACTTAAAGCTTATGTAGAAGTTATGTTTCTGAATCCTCAGATGAAAATTACTGTCCAAGGGTCTCCA TCTTACAAAAGAGTTGGAGCTCAAAAGCATAATGCTGACACGGGCCGTGGAATAATAGGAGTTGCAGATATTACAAATCTCATT GATGATAAAGATGGTCATACTTGGGTTCTTAACAGTAAACAGGGGTTTCAAGATTGCGAGATATATGCAGAACTGGAGGAGTGGCTTGGTAGAAAAACCGATGAATACTGGGATGCAAATTTTGACCCTCTTAATTCGGTAAGGGA GTTTTGCTACATGCCACCTTTCAGTGGGCACTGTGATTTTCCAGAGCAACAAATGGAAGTTGGTGTGATCACAGTTGCTGAGAAGAGATGCGGCCACAATAAGGTAGCCCAGAGGGAGGTTGAGAGATCCAGCCAAGAAGAAGACGTGAAG AATGTCAGGTTAATCCCACCAGCCGACAGCAAGGGAAACGGGAAGAGATCTTCTTCAGGTTCCATGAGCTTGGAAG GCACGAGTGACTACCCTGTTGTGAAGCTCCATGTGGCCATGTGGGGTCGTCGCACGAATCTTCAGGCACCTTTGGTCAACGAAATGGAGCTGCAGGCCACACCCTTCTGTTGCTTCTGA